DNA from Oncorhynchus nerka isolate Pitt River unplaced genomic scaffold, Oner_Uvic_2.0 unplaced_scaffold_2183, whole genome shotgun sequence:
TTGGATTTGTAGTTAATGTTAAAACGTATTTATATATTAATGACTGGGGTGACCTTGGAGACATTCTAACCAATTATACACATTATGTCATCCTATTTACAGCTTGATCAAAATGAAGGCACTACTCATTGCTGCTATTCTCTTGGTTGGACTGTTGGCAATGGGCAGCGAGGCCATTCCATCAAACCGCTGGTCCTGCTACAAGAAAGTCTTGAAGGGCAGGGACTGTCGCAATGTTGGCATCTCCAACGGAGTTGCGACCATGCGACCCATCGATTCCCTGCAGAACCATTTCTGGGAGGGGAACAAATGCGACATGGTGTGCTACTGTAACTTCAGTGAGCTCCTCTGCTGCCCAAGGTACAGAAATTCCATTCTCCTCCAGTAGGCGGCGCCCATGTTCAGCACACATATACAGTCT
Protein-coding regions in this window:
- the LOC115146542 gene encoding scrapie-responsive protein 1-like — its product is MKALLIAAILLVGLLAMGSEAIPSNRWSCYKKVLKGRDCRNVGISNGVATMRPIDSLQNHFWEGNKCDMVCYCNFSELLCCPRDVFFGPKISFIIPCKTI